One genomic region from Mesorhizobium terrae encodes:
- a CDS encoding TetR/AcrR family transcriptional regulator, giving the protein MPAPRATILGAAAKLFAANGFDGTSLNDVAQAVGVTKAAVYHYFPTKKDIFDEMVVDLLERQYLAVGAAITAAPEPDEKLKAFMQTQAIFFETNYAAFVVMLHGFGGVERNHWTDEQLALRDRFEKLLRSLLADGKAAGTFAIDDVAIAARAVLSLMNWMVRWFRPEGEVRAEDFALQYHSLIVSGLQPRK; this is encoded by the coding sequence ATGCCGGCGCCACGTGCCACCATTCTCGGCGCCGCCGCGAAACTGTTCGCCGCCAATGGCTTCGATGGCACCTCGTTGAACGACGTCGCCCAAGCCGTTGGCGTCACCAAGGCGGCCGTCTACCACTACTTCCCCACCAAGAAGGACATCTTCGACGAGATGGTCGTCGACCTGCTGGAGCGGCAATATCTCGCCGTCGGCGCGGCGATTACGGCAGCTCCGGAACCGGACGAAAAGCTCAAGGCCTTCATGCAGACGCAGGCGATTTTCTTCGAAACCAACTACGCCGCCTTCGTCGTCATGCTGCACGGTTTCGGCGGCGTCGAGAGAAATCACTGGACCGACGAGCAACTGGCTTTGCGGGATCGCTTCGAGAAATTGCTGCGTTCCCTGTTGGCCGACGGCAAGGCTGCGGGAACCTTTGCGATTGACGATGTCGCCATCGCGGCACGTGCCGTGCTTTCGCTGATGAACTGGATGGTGCGCTGGTTCCGGCCTGAAGGCGAGGTTCGCGCCGAAGACTTCGCCCTGCAATATCATTCGCTTATCGTCTCGGGCCTGCAGCCGAGAAAGTAG